From a single Paenibacillus sp. FSL W8-0426 genomic region:
- a CDS encoding phosphatase PAP2 family protein: MQSLKSKSYWLSLSLMLSLVVMGLFYDVLNSPDRGFVVLRSPIDQAIPFLPLMSIPYLGWYPFVFGVLAYLCAKDREVYYRVLLSMNICVWICYLIYFNFQTTVHRPVITGSGIGSSIVSWLYDRDEPFNCFPSIHALYSYLVMRAAFSVQGIKRQVKLLIASGSAVIVLSTLLIKQHVIYDALGAIILGELIFTLVTGLFLHRRRRKESKWTERIN; the protein is encoded by the coding sequence GTGCAATCGCTAAAAAGCAAATCCTACTGGCTGTCTTTGAGCCTGATGCTCTCGCTTGTCGTTATGGGACTGTTCTATGATGTCCTCAATTCACCTGATCGCGGATTCGTCGTGTTGCGCTCACCCATCGATCAAGCGATTCCGTTCCTTCCCTTGATGTCCATTCCATACCTGGGATGGTATCCGTTCGTTTTCGGCGTGCTCGCTTATCTCTGTGCCAAAGACCGAGAAGTCTATTACCGGGTGTTGTTGTCCATGAACATCTGTGTTTGGATCTGTTATCTCATTTATTTCAATTTTCAGACGACGGTACACCGCCCCGTGATTACAGGAAGCGGCATCGGCAGTTCCATCGTAAGCTGGCTTTATGACCGGGACGAACCGTTCAACTGCTTTCCCAGCATTCATGCCTTATACTCCTACCTGGTCATGCGGGCGGCATTCTCCGTCCAGGGAATAAAGCGGCAAGTGAAACTGCTCATCGCCAGCGGTTCGGCAGTCATCGTGCTCTCGACCCTGCTGATCAAGCAGCATGTTATCTACGATGCGCTCGGAGCTATCATCTTGGGCGAGCTCATTTTCACACTGGTTACCGGACTATTCCTGCACCGCCGGCGCAGAAAAGAATCCAAATGGACAGAAAGAATCAACTGA